One stretch of Chitinophaga pendula DNA includes these proteins:
- a CDS encoding carbohydrate binding family 9 domain-containing protein has product MRRIPRIICLSVCFLTWQWLHAQQKKKNEAWQLHIRKTTTPVVIDGIPDDAAWATADRTSDFHMVLPMDTSLAKVRTEVRMTYDQQNLYLLVINHKVGKGPYMVESLRRDFAFLKNDNFLLFMDTFDDQTNGFSFGANAAGAQWDGLMYDGSKVDLSWDNKWTSVVKNYEDKWIFEAAIPFKTIRYKKGITRWGINFGRNDLKTTEKSAWAPVPRQFATAALAYTGTLVWDTPPPDPGTNISIIPYGLGRVTKDYSNNTATKYKFDGGVDAKVAVTSSLNLDLTVNPDFSQVDVDKQVTNLDRFELFFPERRQFFLENGDQFTNFGYATLRPFFSRRIGLGVPIHFGARLSGKLNRNWRLGLMNMQTGADSKQGLPAQNFTVAALQRRVFARSNVGFLFINKESLNYDPDKIVDKPIYNRYNRNFGLEYNLASSNNFWTGKALVLKSFTPGVSNHDWTHAANLQYTSKQWNVGWQHEYVGRNYNAEVGYVPRKGYIKMAPQITRLFFPRTGPVLSHGPQLTSTAFFNEKMHRTDNETQLSYAFVFRKRNTLTLWGANSFIELLTPFDPTNTGKDSLSAGTRHSWNTVGADYVSMPQRLFTYSFSGRYGGYYADGKRLTLATELGYRFQPYVSIALSATYNDIQLPTPWKHNSFWLVGPRVDVTMTNTLFFTGFVQYNEQLKNMNLNTRFQWRYRPASDLFVVYTDNYLPEPFFVKNRALVVKLVYWLNL; this is encoded by the coding sequence TTGAGACGGATTCCACGTATCATATGCTTGTCTGTATGTTTCCTGACCTGGCAATGGCTGCACGCACAGCAAAAAAAGAAGAACGAAGCATGGCAACTGCATATCCGCAAAACCACTACACCCGTAGTAATAGATGGTATACCCGATGATGCCGCCTGGGCAACCGCCGACCGTACCTCCGATTTTCACATGGTGTTGCCAATGGATACCAGCCTGGCAAAAGTCCGTACAGAAGTACGTATGACTTACGACCAGCAGAACCTTTATCTGCTCGTTATTAATCATAAAGTGGGAAAAGGCCCGTACATGGTAGAATCCCTCCGCCGGGACTTCGCTTTCCTGAAAAACGATAACTTCCTCCTCTTTATGGATACCTTCGACGACCAAACCAATGGCTTCTCCTTCGGCGCCAACGCAGCCGGCGCCCAATGGGATGGCCTCATGTATGATGGTAGTAAGGTAGACCTGAGCTGGGACAATAAATGGACTTCCGTAGTGAAGAACTACGAAGACAAATGGATATTTGAAGCAGCAATCCCGTTTAAAACCATCCGGTATAAAAAAGGAATCACCCGCTGGGGAATCAACTTCGGCCGCAACGACCTTAAAACGACCGAAAAGAGCGCCTGGGCCCCCGTGCCACGACAGTTCGCCACCGCCGCACTGGCATACACCGGCACGCTCGTGTGGGATACCCCTCCTCCCGACCCGGGTACCAACATCTCCATCATCCCATACGGCCTCGGAAGGGTCACAAAAGATTATTCCAATAATACCGCTACCAAATACAAATTCGATGGCGGAGTAGATGCCAAGGTCGCCGTCACTTCCTCCCTGAACCTGGACCTTACCGTCAATCCCGACTTCTCACAGGTAGACGTGGATAAACAGGTGACCAACCTCGACCGCTTCGAATTATTCTTCCCCGAACGCAGGCAGTTCTTCCTGGAAAATGGTGACCAGTTCACCAACTTCGGTTATGCCACCCTGCGACCATTTTTCTCCCGCCGCATAGGACTCGGAGTGCCCATTCATTTCGGTGCCCGCCTTAGCGGAAAACTGAATCGTAACTGGCGCCTCGGCCTAATGAATATGCAAACAGGCGCAGATAGCAAACAAGGACTGCCGGCACAAAACTTTACCGTAGCAGCCCTCCAACGCAGAGTGTTCGCCCGCTCCAATGTCGGCTTCCTGTTCATCAACAAAGAATCACTGAACTATGACCCCGATAAAATCGTCGATAAACCCATCTATAACCGATACAACCGCAACTTCGGCCTGGAATACAACCTGGCCTCTTCCAATAACTTCTGGACAGGAAAAGCCCTCGTGCTGAAATCCTTTACACCGGGCGTCAGCAACCACGACTGGACCCACGCTGCCAACCTGCAATACACTAGTAAACAATGGAACGTGGGCTGGCAACATGAATATGTCGGCCGTAATTACAACGCCGAAGTAGGGTACGTACCGCGTAAAGGCTACATCAAAATGGCCCCGCAGATCACCCGCCTGTTCTTCCCACGCACCGGCCCTGTGCTGAGCCACGGCCCCCAGCTTACCTCCACCGCCTTCTTCAATGAGAAGATGCATCGTACAGACAACGAAACACAACTGTCATACGCTTTCGTGTTCCGCAAGCGGAATACCCTTACCCTATGGGGTGCTAACAGCTTTATCGAATTGCTCACACCATTCGATCCTACCAACACCGGTAAAGACAGCCTGTCTGCAGGTACTCGCCACAGCTGGAATACCGTCGGCGCCGACTATGTATCCATGCCACAACGATTGTTCACCTATTCCTTCTCCGGACGATATGGGGGCTACTACGCAGATGGTAAACGCCTCACCCTCGCAACAGAACTGGGATATCGCTTTCAACCTTATGTGAGCATCGCCCTGAGCGCCACATACAACGATATACAACTCCCCACACCTTGGAAACATAACTCCTTCTGGTTAGTAGGACCTCGGGTGGATGTAACAATGACGAATACACTCTTTTTTACAGGTTTTGTACAATACAATGAACAACTGAAAAATATGAACCTCAACACCCGCTTCCAGTGGCGGTATAGACCTGCTTCAGACTTGTTCGTCGTGTATACCGATAACTACCTGCCTGAACCATTTTTTGTGAAGAACAGGGCGCTCGTGGTAAAACTCGTCTATTGGCTTAACCTGTAA
- a CDS encoding family 20 glycosylhydrolase has translation MRKQFLLIKLMIMACLMNGMMLGANAQTKAPAFDASRLKASWGLVENNHQGKRQFLSAFTFVNNGKTPLPASGWQLYFNFVRSVKPGTTSTGMKAEHVNGDLYKLTPTADFKGLKPGESFRVEFVCDAWVVNFTDAPGGLYLVWDNQPEKGHALPEPQVLPSTEARQFARYAGDKVAQVTAASIYNDNNDIRDIPAAQLPKVFPTPVNYKENGQTFVLDASTRIETPATFNNEASYLRRELRSFLGKELPLNSGNGKAIILKENPELAAEAYTLEVNAQHITISASSGSGIFYGIQSLRSLIPPDAWKGTQPSISIPGVQVNDAPRFGYRGFFLDVARNFHSKEELLRVIDLIATYKLNFLHLHFNDDEGWRLEIPGLPELTSVGAYRGHSADGNTYLWPSYGSGPDTTNKAGNGYYSRKDFIDILRYATDRHIRVLPEIESPGHARAAVKSMEVRYHRLMKEGKQQEATQYLLSDLQDKSEYHSVQYWNDNIMNPALPAVYTFLDAVVVALQDMYREAGAPLTTIHMGGDEVPNGVWEKSPAIQDLMKKEPAVKTVDDVWYYYYKKVYDLVKARNLELAGWEEVGMRKTKLDGKPHYVANPDFANNNIQLNVWNNVIGGGAEDLAYRLANAGYKVVLSGVSNFYFDMAYGKSFDEPGFYWGGFIDVEKPFYFIPFNYYKNSKVDGQGNPVTSTLFVGKDKLTDFGKSNIVGIQGLLWSETIKSPQRLEYSILPKLLGLAERAWAKDPEWATEPDNAKSEQMYKEAWSLFSNIVGKRELPRLDYYNGGYAYRIPPAGAVVEGGMLKVNVQHPGLIIRYTTDGKEPGPNSKVYTQPIPAKGKIKVRVFDTRGRSGRPVEVNGELVILAAPDGPQLKDARKKQ, from the coding sequence ATGCGCAAACAGTTTTTGTTGATCAAATTAATGATCATGGCCTGTCTCATGAACGGAATGATGCTGGGCGCCAATGCCCAGACCAAAGCCCCGGCATTCGATGCCTCCCGTCTCAAAGCTTCATGGGGCCTGGTAGAAAACAACCACCAGGGCAAAAGGCAATTCCTCTCCGCCTTCACATTCGTGAACAATGGCAAAACACCCTTGCCCGCCTCCGGCTGGCAACTCTATTTCAACTTCGTAAGATCTGTAAAACCAGGTACCACCAGCACCGGGATGAAGGCCGAACACGTAAATGGAGACTTGTACAAACTAACACCCACCGCAGATTTCAAAGGCCTCAAACCGGGAGAATCCTTCCGCGTGGAATTTGTCTGCGATGCCTGGGTAGTGAACTTCACCGATGCCCCCGGCGGACTATACCTCGTATGGGATAACCAACCCGAAAAAGGACACGCCCTCCCGGAACCTCAGGTACTCCCCTCCACCGAAGCCCGCCAGTTTGCCCGCTACGCCGGGGATAAGGTCGCCCAGGTAACCGCCGCCTCCATCTACAACGACAATAACGATATCCGCGATATCCCGGCCGCACAGCTGCCTAAAGTATTCCCCACACCAGTGAACTATAAAGAGAATGGACAAACCTTTGTACTCGATGCTTCCACACGCATTGAAACACCAGCAACCTTCAACAACGAAGCCAGCTATCTCCGCAGGGAATTACGCAGCTTCCTGGGCAAAGAACTGCCCTTGAACAGCGGCAACGGAAAAGCCATCATACTCAAAGAAAATCCCGAACTCGCAGCAGAAGCCTATACCCTGGAGGTAAATGCACAGCATATTACCATCTCCGCAAGTAGCGGATCCGGTATATTCTATGGCATACAATCCCTCCGCTCCCTCATCCCCCCGGATGCCTGGAAAGGTACACAACCCTCCATCAGCATCCCCGGTGTACAGGTCAACGACGCCCCGCGCTTCGGATACAGAGGCTTCTTCCTGGACGTTGCCCGCAACTTCCACAGCAAAGAAGAACTGCTGCGCGTCATCGACCTCATCGCTACCTACAAACTCAACTTCCTCCACCTGCACTTCAACGACGACGAAGGCTGGCGCCTCGAAATACCTGGCCTGCCAGAACTGACCAGCGTAGGCGCTTACCGTGGCCATAGCGCCGATGGCAATACCTACCTCTGGCCATCCTATGGGTCCGGACCCGATACCACCAACAAAGCAGGTAATGGCTATTACTCCCGCAAAGACTTCATCGACATATTACGCTATGCAACAGATCGCCACATCCGCGTACTGCCCGAAATAGAAAGCCCCGGCCACGCCAGAGCTGCCGTAAAATCCATGGAAGTACGCTATCACAGACTGATGAAAGAGGGAAAACAACAGGAAGCCACACAATACCTGCTCAGCGACCTGCAGGACAAGTCCGAATATCACTCCGTACAATACTGGAATGATAATATTATGAACCCGGCATTGCCTGCTGTCTACACCTTCCTCGATGCCGTGGTCGTAGCCTTACAGGATATGTACCGCGAAGCAGGCGCCCCCCTCACCACCATCCACATGGGTGGCGATGAAGTGCCCAATGGCGTATGGGAAAAATCACCGGCCATACAAGACCTCATGAAAAAAGAACCGGCAGTCAAAACGGTAGATGACGTATGGTACTACTACTATAAAAAAGTATACGACCTCGTAAAAGCAAGAAACCTCGAACTGGCCGGCTGGGAAGAAGTAGGGATGCGCAAAACAAAACTGGATGGTAAACCCCACTATGTCGCCAATCCAGATTTCGCCAACAACAACATACAACTCAACGTTTGGAATAACGTAATCGGCGGCGGCGCCGAAGACCTCGCCTATCGCCTCGCCAATGCCGGCTATAAAGTAGTCCTCTCCGGAGTAAGCAACTTCTACTTCGACATGGCATATGGCAAATCCTTCGATGAACCTGGCTTCTACTGGGGCGGATTCATCGATGTAGAAAAACCCTTCTACTTCATCCCTTTTAACTACTATAAGAACTCAAAAGTAGATGGCCAGGGCAACCCCGTTACCTCCACATTGTTCGTTGGAAAAGATAAACTCACCGACTTCGGTAAATCCAATATAGTAGGTATCCAAGGCCTGCTCTGGAGCGAAACAATCAAAAGCCCCCAACGCCTGGAATACTCCATCCTGCCAAAATTACTGGGATTGGCGGAAAGAGCGTGGGCTAAAGATCCCGAATGGGCCACCGAACCAGATAACGCAAAAAGCGAACAAATGTATAAAGAGGCCTGGTCCCTGTTCTCCAATATAGTGGGCAAGAGAGAACTCCCTCGCCTGGATTACTACAATGGTGGCTATGCTTATCGTATTCCACCCGCAGGTGCCGTCGTAGAAGGAGGAATGCTGAAAGTAAACGTACAACACCCGGGCCTGATCATCCGCTATACCACAGATGGTAAAGAACCGGGTCCTAACAGTAAAGTGTACACGCAGCCTATCCCGGCCAAAGGCAAAATAAAAGTAAGAGTGTTCGACACGCGGGGAAGAAGCGGAAGACCGGTAGAAGTGAATGGCGAACTGGTGATACTGGCCGCACCAGATGGCCCCCAGCTCAAAGATGCCCGTAAAAAACAATAG